A window of Vigna unguiculata cultivar IT97K-499-35 chromosome 4, ASM411807v1, whole genome shotgun sequence contains these coding sequences:
- the LOC114182636 gene encoding kunitz-type trypsin inhibitor-like 1 protein has product MKPTLVVALSFIAFLTNLPLTFSVDQVRDIRGNGVFPGLKYNIFPAFGSKNSGGGLKLAETGLSNCPLTLMQNPSRQAHNLTMRMIIPGISTGIIFTGTRIVIKVIDTPPPCAASPDWLVYLDPETNKAGLGIGGPEGHPGQTIFNGTFHIEESDHGYRFVFCVDGLQACSDVGLLDPRKGEDGRRLNLTRTEPFEFEFIETV; this is encoded by the exons ATGAAACCAACCCTAGTTGTTGCTCTCTCCTTCATTGCTTTCCTCACCAACCTTCCCCTAACTTTCTCTGTTGATCAAGTCAGGGACATAAGAGGGAATGGCGTTTTCCCAGGTCTCAAATACAACATCTTTCCAGCTTTCGGTAGCAAAAATAGCGGTGGTGGATTGAAACTTGCCGAAACTGGGTTATCAAACTGTCCTCTTACTCTCATGCAAAATCCCTCACGTCAGGCCCATAACCTCACTATGAGAATGATCATACCTGGAATCAGTACTGGAATCATCTTCACAG GTACCCGTATTGTGATCAAGGTGATAGATACACCACCACCGTGTGCAGCATCCCCGGATTGGTTGGTGTACCTGGACCCAGAGACGAATAAGGCTGGTTTGGGAATCGGTGGTCCCGAAGGGCATCCAGGGCAAACAATTTTTAATGGCACATTTCACATTGAAGAATCCGATCATGGGTATAGGTTTGTGTTCTGCGTCGATGGTTTACAAGCTTGTTCCGATGTTGGCCTCTTGGATCCACGCAAGGGTGAGGATGGAAGACGCTTGAATCTCACTCGTACTGAACCCTTCGAATTTGAGTTCATAGAGACAGTTTAA
- the LOC114181016 gene encoding kunitz-type trypsin inhibitor-like 2 protein: protein MKQTLVLALSLLAFFTNLPLGFSNDVEQVVDINSNPIFPGFTYYIFPAIRGPPGGGLKLGQTGNSECPLTVLQDYSEVFRGLPVRFTIPGVSPGIIFTGTKLDIEFVEKPWCTESSKWSVFVDEEIQKACVGIGGAQGHPGQQTFNGKFHIEKYQFGYKLVFCITGSPTCLDIGRFDARNGEDGRRLNLTEHEAFDIVFVPSFEADKVIKSVV from the exons ATGAAGCAAACCCTAGTTCTTGCTCTCTCCCTCCTTGCTTTCTTCACCAACCTTCCCTTAGGTTTCTCAAATGATGTTGAACAAGTTGTGGACATAAACAGTAACCCCATTTTCCCAGGTTTCACATACTACATCTTCCCAGCAATCCGTGGTCCACCCGGTGGTGGATTGAAACTTGGCCAAACTGGGAACTCAGAGTGCCCTCTCACTGTCCTCCAAGATTACTCAGAAGTCTTCCGTGGCCTCCCTGTCAGATTCACCATCCCCGGAGTCAGCCCTGGAATCATCTTCACAG GTACCAAACTGGATATCGAGTTCGTAGAGAAGCCATGGTGCACAGAATCCTCCAAGTGGTCGGTGTTCGTGGACGAAGAAATCCAGAAGGCATGTGTGGGAATTGGTGGTGCCCAAGGTCATCCAGGGCAACAAACTTTTAATGGAAAATTTCACATTGAGAAATACCAATTTGGGTACAAGCTTGTGTTCTGCATCACTGGTTCACCAACTTGTTTGGATATTGGGAGGTTTGATGCACGGAACGGTGAGGATGGAAGACGCTTGAATCTCACTGAGCATGAAGCATTCGATATTGTGTTCGTTCCATCTTTTGAAGCTGATAAGGTTATTAAGTCCGTAGTTTGA
- the LOC114181438 gene encoding protein PLASTID MOVEMENT IMPAIRED 1-like — protein sequence MMAEDNSTKRNSNVQLLEELEALSESLYQSHTSNTTRRTASLALPRASSPPLVSSAEDDNDTAKIDNKQSNKTRSRRMSLSIWRSKPKPEDAKATLAQPEAKKFNDTENSDEKKGFWSWKPVRAISHIGMHKLSCLFSVEVVTAQGLPSSMNGLRLSVCVRKKETKDGSVQAMPSRVDQGAADFEETLFIRCHVYCSHGSGKQLKFEPRPFWIYLVAVDAKELGFGKNCVDLSQLIQESIEKSQQGTRVRQWDTSFGLSGKAKGGELILKLGFQIMEKDGGVQIYNPEENFKSSRFKNLTTFARKQSNSSFSMPSPRITSRRDAWTPSQRRLAEDIQGVDDFNLDDPPSTQKLDGGKEKVEDFDLLDFEVVDKGVEVQEKKKYEGEGSEKSIKVKSATSEVVKEIVHDQFRQTRLTELDSIAKQIKELVSMMEDNNTSIKGDETESLRLDSDEEIVTKEFLHMLEDENIRGFKTNQSEKSPSEVAEVESEVYLPDLGKGLGCVVQTRDGGYLTSMNPLDKVVARNETPKLVMQMSKPYVLPSNQSLNGLELFQKLAGIGLDELSSQVFSMMPLDELIGKTAEQIAFEGIASAIIQGRNKEGASSSAARIVSALKGMANAMSSGRQERISTGLWNVDETPLTAEKILAFTMQKIEFMVVEGLKIQADMAEKEAPYDASPLKMEGNKDNDLLGSAVSLEDWIRDQSFTSTGRSSDGEPSNITLIFVVQLRDPIRRFEAVGGPVMVLIHASSEETRGSDNHQDDEEKRFKVTSMHVGGLKVRSATKNNNEWDSEKQRLTAMHWLIENGLGKAKKKGKHALVKEQGFLWSISSSIVADMWLKTMRNPDVDLFQKE from the coding sequence ATGATGGCAGAAGATAACTCTACCAAGAGAAACTCCAACGTTCAGCTCCTAGAAGAACTAGAGGCTCTCAGTGAAAGCCTTTACCAATCACACACCTCAAACACAACTAGAAGAACTGCTTCATTGGCTCTACCAAGAGCTTCTTCACCTCCTCTTGTCTCATCTGCTGAAGATGACAATGACACTGCTAAAATTGACAACAAACAAAGCAACAAAACTCGGTCTCGCCGCATGTCCTTGTCTATATGGCGATCAAAGCCAAAGCCTGAAGATGCCAAGGCAACTCTTGCTCAGCCAGAAGCCAAAAAGTTTAATGACACGGAAAATTCAGATGAAAAGAAAGGGTTTTGGAGCTGGAAGCCTGTGAGGGCCATTTCCCATATTGGAATGCATAAACTCAGCTGTTTGTTTTCTGTTGAAGTGGTCACTGCTCAAGGCCTTCCTTCTTCCATGAATGGACTGAGGCTTTCTGTTTGTGTTAGAAAGAAAGAGACCAAAGATGGGAGTGTTCAGGCCATGCCATCAAGGGTTGATCAAGGTGCTGCAGATTTTGAGGAGACCCTTTTCATAAGGTGCCATGTTTATTGCAGCCATGGTAGTGGAAAGCAGCTTAAGTTTGAGCCGAGGCCATTTTGGATATACCTTGTTGCAGTTGATGCCAAAGAGCTTGGTTTTGGAAAAAACTGTGTGGACTTGAGCCAgttgattcaagaatccattgAGAAAAGCCAGCAAGGGACGCGTGTGAGGCAGTGGGACACAAGCTTTGGCTTATCAGGGAAGGCAAAAGGAGGAGAACTGATTCTGAAACTTGGCTTCCAAATCATGGAGAAAGATGGAGGAGTTCAGATATATAACCCTGAAGAGAATTTTAAGTCTAGCAGGTTCAAAAATCTCACTACTTTTGCTCGCAAGCAATCTAATTCATCATTCAGCATGCCTAGTCCAAGAATAACAAGCAGAAGAGATGCTTGGACTCCTTCACAGAGAAGGTTAGCAGAAGACATTCAAGGTGTTGATGATTTTAACCTCGATGATCCTCCCTCTACCCAGAAACTTGATGGTGGCAAAGAGAAGGTGGAGGATTTTGATCTGCTGGATTTTGAGGTTGTTGATAAAGGAGTTGAGGttcaagagaagaaaaaatatgaaggagAAGGGTCTGAGAAATCCATTAAAGTGAAATCAGCTACAAGTGAGGTCGTCAAGGAAATAGTGCATGATCAGTTTCGCCAGACTAGACTAACCGAGCTTGATTCAATTGCCAAGCAGATAAAGGAGCTTGTGTCCATGATGGAAGATAACAATACTTCCATAAAAGGTGATGAAACTGAGTCACTAAGATTGGAttctgatgaagaaattgtgaCAAAGGAATTTCTTCACATGCTTGAGGATGAAAACATCAGAGGTTTCAAAACCAACCAATCTGAAAAATCTCCATCAGAAGTTGCAGAGGTAGAATCTGAAGTGTATCTCCCAGATCTTGGCAAGGGCTTGGGGTGTGTGGTTCAAACAAGGGATGGAGGCTACTTAACATCTATGAATCCTTTGGATAAAGTTGTAGCTAGAAATGAGACTCCAAAGCTAGTAATGCAGATGTCAAAGCCTTATGTGCTGCCATCAAATCAGTCTCTAAATGGGTTAGAGTTGTTTCAGAAATTGGCTGGCATTGGTCTTGATGAACTCAGCTCACAAGTTTTCTCCATGATGCCCTTAGATGAACTGATAGGTAAAACTGCAGAACAGATAGCATTCGAAGGCATTGCTTCAGCCATCATACAAGGAAGAAACAAAGAAGGAGCCAGTTCAAGTGCTGCACGTATAGTTTCTGCCCTCAAGGGCATGGCAAATGCAATGAGTTCAGGAAGACAAGAGCGGATCTCAACAGGACTTTGGAATGTGGATGAAACTCCACTTACAGCAGAGAAAATTCTAGCCTTCACAATGCAAAAGATTGAGTTCATGGTGGTTGAAGGGTTGAAAATCCAAGCTGATATGGCAGAGAAAGAAGCTCCCTATGATGCTTCACCACTTAAAATGGAAGGAAACAAAGACAATGATCTATTAGGTTCTGCTGTTTCACTGGAGGATTGGATCAGAGACCAAAGCTTCACTAGCACTGGTAGAAGTTCTGATGGTGAGCCCTCAAATATCACACTCATATTTGTTGTCCAACTAAGAGATCCTATAAGAAGATTTGAAGCAGTTGGAGGTCCTGTGATGGTGCTCATTCATGCATCAAGTGAAGAGACAAGAGGGAGTGATAATCACCAAGATGATGAAGAGAAAAGGTTCAAGGTAACAAGCATGCATGTGGGAGGATTGAAGGTGAGGAGTGCTACAAAGAACAACAATGAATGGGACAGTGAGAAGCAAAGACTAACTGCAATGCACTGGTTGATTGAAAATGGGTTGGGGAAGGCAAAGAAGAAAGGCAAGCATGCATTGGTGAAAGAGCAAGGATTTTTGTGGAGCATTTCATCAAGTATAGTTGCTGACATGTGGCTCAAAACCATGAGAAATCCAGATGTTGATTTGTTTCAGAAGGAATAA